A window of the Fuscovulum sp. genome harbors these coding sequences:
- a CDS encoding MaoC family dehydratase yields MFARAIDNQPRGTICIEDLEIGMTRHLMKTVTDRDIEMFAEVSTDRNPVHLDESYAQDTIFQGRIAHGMLTAGLISAVIGEQLPGHGTVYLGQSLKFMAPVRPGDTVRAEVKVVAIDHAKRRVTLETHCAVGNTVVLKGEALVLAPSRKFD; encoded by the coding sequence ATGTTCGCCAGAGCCATCGACAATCAGCCGCGCGGCACGATCTGCATCGAGGATCTCGAAATCGGGATGACTCGTCACCTGATGAAAACCGTGACCGACCGCGACATCGAAATGTTCGCCGAGGTGTCGACAGACCGCAATCCCGTGCATCTGGACGAATCCTATGCCCAAGACACCATCTTTCAGGGCCGCATCGCCCATGGGATGCTGACCGCGGGGCTGATTTCCGCCGTGATCGGCGAACAGCTTCCCGGCCATGGCACCGTCTATCTGGGCCAAAGCCTGAAGTTCATGGCCCCCGTCCGCCCCGGCGATACCGTCCGGGCCGAGGTGAAGGTCGTGGCGATCGATCACGCCAAGCGCCGCGTCACCCTTGAAACCCACTGCGCAGTGGGTAATACGGTCGTGCTGAAGGGCGAGGCGCTGGTTCTTGCGCCCAGCCGCAAGTTCGACTGA
- a CDS encoding TIGR01459 family HAD-type hydrolase, protein MTDLIASLATVSGRYDAVFCDLWGCLHNGKTPFPAAVAALRAFRANGGYVVLLTNSPRPRASVAAQIATIGVPEDCWDDIVSSGDASQYAMLSGAVGPRVHHIGADKDDTFFTDLPTDAHDPIKITRVPLKDATGVVVTGLRDDLTETPDDYRATLLMMKANDLPMLCANPDLIVDLGERRLYCAGALAQAYEAMGGTALYYGKPHPPIYDLARRRMAERTGREDAAILAIGDGINTDIQGGIGEGIDTLFVTGGIAAAAFGPDHAQPDPALLTAWLEEQQLSPTHAIAFLG, encoded by the coding sequence ATGACCGACCTCATCGCCAGCCTTGCCACCGTCTCCGGCCGATATGACGCGGTGTTCTGCGATCTCTGGGGCTGCCTGCACAATGGCAAGACCCCCTTCCCCGCCGCCGTCGCCGCGCTGCGCGCGTTTCGCGCCAACGGTGGTTACGTCGTCCTGCTGACCAATTCCCCGCGCCCCCGCGCCAGCGTCGCAGCCCAGATCGCCACCATCGGCGTGCCGGAAGATTGCTGGGATGACATCGTCTCCTCCGGCGATGCGTCGCAATATGCCATGCTCTCTGGTGCCGTCGGCCCCCGCGTCCACCACATCGGCGCAGACAAGGACGACACCTTCTTCACCGACCTGCCCACGGATGCCCATGACCCGATCAAGATCACCCGCGTCCCCCTGAAGGATGCGACAGGTGTGGTCGTCACCGGCCTGCGCGACGATCTGACCGAAACCCCCGACGATTACCGCGCCACGCTTTTGATGATGAAGGCCAACGACCTGCCCATGCTCTGCGCCAACCCCGATCTGATCGTCGATCTGGGCGAGCGGCGGCTTTATTGCGCGGGCGCGCTGGCCCAGGCCTATGAGGCGATGGGCGGCACCGCGCTCTATTACGGCAAGCCGCACCCCCCGATCTATGACCTCGCCCGCCGCCGCATGGCCGAACGGACCGGGCGCGAAGATGCCGCGATTCTGGCCATTGGTGACGGGATCAACACCGATATTCAGGGCGGCATCGGCGAAGGGATCGACACGCTGTTTGTCACCGGCGGCATCGCCGCCGCCGCCTTCGGCCCCGATCACGCCCAGCCGGACCCGGCCCTTCTGACGGCATGGCTAGAAGAGCAGCAACTGTCTCCCACCCATGCCATCGCCTTCCTCGGCTGA
- a CDS encoding manganese-dependent inorganic pyrophosphatase — protein MTTLVFGHKSPDTDSTGSPIIWAWYLTEVKTTPATPVLLGEPNTEAAFVLRHWGLDKPAIIADVTAEDKVVIVDTNNPAELPPSINEAKIQGIIDHHLLVGGIKTKNPIDITIRPLACTATIMHDLMGDAVVAAAPRSIKGAMLSCILSDTLEFRSPTTTPHDRAVAEKLAIDLGVDMADLATRMFEAKSDVSAFSDAELLRMDSKEYTVAGKELRVSVLETTAPKIVLDRKDSLMASMVGVAKEDGADQVLLFVVDILKEEATLLVPNDLVKQLAEASFGCTVTGDTVVLPGIMSRKKQIIPALKL, from the coding sequence ATGACCACCCTCGTTTTCGGCCACAAATCCCCCGACACCGATTCAACCGGGTCGCCCATCATCTGGGCCTGGTATCTGACCGAAGTGAAAACCACCCCCGCCACACCCGTGCTGCTGGGCGAACCCAACACCGAAGCGGCCTTCGTGCTGCGGCACTGGGGCCTCGACAAGCCCGCGATCATCGCGGACGTGACGGCTGAAGATAAGGTCGTGATCGTCGACACGAACAACCCTGCCGAACTGCCCCCCTCGATCAACGAGGCAAAGATTCAGGGCATCATCGACCACCACCTTCTGGTCGGCGGCATCAAGACCAAGAACCCGATCGACATCACCATCCGCCCGCTGGCATGCACCGCCACCATCATGCACGATCTGATGGGCGATGCCGTCGTGGCCGCTGCGCCCCGGTCGATCAAGGGCGCGATGCTGTCTTGCATCCTGTCCGACACGCTGGAATTCCGCTCGCCCACCACCACCCCGCATGACCGCGCAGTTGCGGAAAAGCTGGCCATTGATCTGGGCGTCGACATGGCCGATCTGGCCACCCGCATGTTCGAAGCGAAATCCGACGTCTCGGCCTTCTCGGATGCCGAACTGCTGCGTATGGATTCCAAGGAATACACCGTCGCGGGCAAGGAACTGCGCGTCTCGGTGCTGGAAACCACCGCGCCCAAGATCGTGCTGGACCGCAAGGACAGCCTGATGGCGTCGATGGTGGGCGTGGCCAAGGAAGACGGTGCCGATCAGGTGCTCCTTTTCGTGGTCGACATCCTGAAGGAAGAGGCCACGCTGCTGGTGCCCAACGATCTGGTCAAGCAACTGGCCGAAGCCTCGTTCGGCTGCACCGTCACCGGCGATACCGTGGTTCTGCCCGGCATCATGTCGCGCAAGAAGCAGATCATCCCGGCGCTGAAACTCTGA